One stretch of Anolis carolinensis isolate JA03-04 chromosome 3, rAnoCar3.1.pri, whole genome shotgun sequence DNA includes these proteins:
- the LOC103278398 gene encoding T-cell receptor-associated transmembrane adapter 1, with amino-acid sequence MSTLFVTDMGNEQCTYCWVPLALVTTIMIISLLKNISYYLKEKKQKEYFPGYIYEDNPENSPSYGEFNTEESPVYDNLNHRRLEMLDESCYEPMNAQRHPSTTEVQQVAEHQMCYASLDHSVRRKQKRNRKKKYPTAEMDEDHLTVSSSMPSDTCIYLNSEQLNAETELTEDTTHEEPFSVFGIIPTTNDARSVGICPAK; translated from the exons ATGTCAACTCTTTTTGTTACAGACATGGGGAATGAGCAGTGCACCTATTGCTGGGTACCTCTTGCTTTGGTAACTACAATTATGATTATTTCCTTGCTGAAAAATATTTCATactatttaaaagaaaagaaacaaaaag AATACTTTCCAGGTTACATATATGAAGACAACCCTGAAAATAGCCCAAG TTATGGTGAATTTAATACTGAAGAATCTCCTGTTTATGACAACCTAAATCACCGCCGTCTAGAAATGCTAG ATGAAAGCTGCTATGAACCAATGAATGCTCAACGTCACCCCTCCACCACTGAAGTACAG CAGGTAGCTGAACATCAGATGTGCTATGCTTCCTTGGATCACAGTgtcagaagaaaacagaagagaaacagaaaaaagaaatacCCTACAGCAGAAATGGATGAAGACCACCTTACTGTGAGCAGCTCCATGCCTTCAGACACCTGCATTTATCTCAACAGTGAACAGCTAAATGCTGAAACTGAACTGACTGAAGATACTACACATGAAGAGCCCTTCAGTGTATTTGGTATCATTCCCACTACAAATGATGCCAGGTCTGTAGGGATTTGCCCAGCAAAGTAA